DNA sequence from the Drosophila sechellia strain sech25 chromosome 3L, ASM438219v1, whole genome shotgun sequence genome:
CTGTGTAGTGGTAAACGGGTCGGTGAGAATTGTAAATTACCAAATGCAATCCTTTCTCCAGGACGAAGTGAAGCTGCATAATTTACATGGAAATCGTAAAGACACACTAACCATTGTATTAACTAAACTAAACCACACTAAATAAAACCACATTAGACTTACTAAACATTATTATAACGtaactaaaaaaaagaaagaaatatgGAAGAAGAAAAACCGTAAACAAATGCTTTCAAACTAAATAAAGTTCTTTGGAATtacaatgcaaaaaaaaaaccaaaaagataagaaaaaaaaacccaagtGTTATTTATTGTGGGTGGTGGTAATATTCCCTAGTTATATACATAGATTCTTATCCCAAAAATAAGACTTGGACGGTTTTTGTATCTGGCTTAAATCAAGCTTTCATATATTCAATATAGAAAGAAATTTAATCTTAATTCGTTTTTATGGCTCAACTTTTACAAAATCTACCCATCTCCAGGTGGGTAATATCAAATTTCAGATAAGCTTACATGTCTAAATGGGGAGCTGCTTCAGCTCTTACAATTGGCTTAGAAATTAAATTGGTTCTGCTTCAGTCTTAGACAAAGTTATGAAATGCCTTTGATGTAAATGTATGTACGAAAATAAAGGGAACTGCTTCAcgcgaaatggaaaataaacgGTGTGCCCAAATACTGATAACTAATCCTTGTTGCCGTAAATACTGTAGCTCTTCTCCACGAAGATCTGGATGGAACGCTTCACGTTCTGCTTGTGCGGCTCGGGCAGCTGTTCCAACTTGGGTAGGATTTTCATTAGGAAGCGGAAGTCGGGCGATAGATTTATGTTCGTCTCGATCTCCTCCGAATTCATTGTCAGCTCCGAATTCTCGGACTTTAGGATCTTGGTATTCTGAATTGGCAGTGGCATCTGGATGGATGAAGGCACTGAGCTTGGTGTGGACGTGATCTTTGCAAAGTTAGTTGGATTCTTTTTGGGCGGCAATGTTATATGTGGTCTGGGATTGTTAACCACTGTCTTGGCTTTAGCCACCACTGGAGCTGGTTTGATCTGCTTCTGTTCTTTGTCCTGTATGCGATTCAATAGCTCGGGCAGTAGTTTCTCCAAATGCTGGGTAAGATTGGCCTGCGGCTTGTCGGCCATAATCATTAGTTTCTTGCCCGCCACATCTTTATCCTGCTCCACAACCACGAACATCTTACGCTTCTTGGGCTGTCCATTTGTCTCCAGACTCTGACCCTTCGTCTCATCCGATTTTTCGGTGATCACGTAAAGTTTCCTCTTCTTGGCTTGGCCGTTCTCCAAGCGGTTCAGTCCATTCTGGGAATCCTCTAAGGCTGACAGTGGTAACGAGGCTTCGTAGTCGGAGTTTATGGACAGCACATCGCTAGAGGCCGAGGAGCTAATGGAGTGGGAACGCTGTGGCATGGGCATAATGCCGGTGCTGGTCTTCTTGGCCTGATGTCTATTGGGGCTCTGAAAGAAGAGGCGgttcattaaaatacatttatatatgtacagaCCATATCTTTAGAATATTACATTTAAAGAATGTCGAATGGTACTCTGaacttttaaaagttttggATCTGTCGCTATCcgttataaaaaattaaatttttaccGAAAAATAGCTTTGTAAGTATTTTTTAAGCCATGCTTGTATTTAATGTTATTTAGAGTACCATTTAATGCGCAAATGATTTATTTCAATTGGTTAATAAATACGAAAATTTCGTTATGAAGTCTAAAACATAATTTTTGTCAGAACTGAAGTTTAGCTTGGGTCAATTACCAACCCCTATGAAAGCTGaacttttgttttcttttgtgctGCCACTCACCTCAACAAGTTCaatggtggtgctgctggccACCGCCGACTTGACAGCACCGCTCCCAGTTCctgcacctcctcctcctgctccggCTCCTGCAATGACCGACCCTCCAGCGCCATTAATGGGTAGCACAATGCCCTTGGAGGACGAGGACTTGCGCAGCGGCGTCATCTTGATGCGGGTTTTGGCCATCTCCTGGCGTTGGCTAAAGTGTCTGGAGCAGATGCGCAGCTTTTGGAGGCCGCCGAGTTGATCCACCAGTTTAGCGCTGACTCCAAAGTGACGCAGCCAATGTTTGCAGCTGCAcgtaaataagaaaaataagaTATAACGACTACTATTACTAACCACCGAAAGCTTAGTTGAGTACGCTTCTTTTGGAGGGAGAAAAAGCTTTTCACACATTTTCCCAGTTATCGCAAAATGGAAAACATACCAATTATTGGGAGAAAAAGAGTCCACGAGCTAGTTGCGATCGGTTGTGCGGTTCTTTGTTTAATGATTAAACTGACAAAATGAAACTGCATTGGAGTTTCGTTCTGGTTCTTGCGACGCTTTCAAATTAGATCCGACTttcgctctccgctctctttATCGCTCTCTCTTGGAAAAGTTCTTGAAAAAGTTTTCGCTGCAATTAAGCTCTTTTTATGCTTCTTTTGCGAGTGCGAACGAGAAGCAGCGCTTTCGTACGCTCCTTCTCGCTCAGCGGAAGTTTCGCGGggaattgttattgtttgttgttgctgttgcttttgctgcagcTTCTGCTCAACTTCCCCCTATTTTTGTCGTTGCTGCCGATGTGTGGAAGATGGGGGAATGCAgcttattttctttttgccttATGCTTATGGCTAggcgaaacaacaacaacaattaagGCCTTTAGGGTGGACCGAATGCGAAATTATTGTGCAGGTCAGGGACAGCAAAATCATTTGCCTAGCCATACCTTATTTAATCAGACTTGTTAGCCAAGTtttgaataaattttaatCGCTTGCCCATTTGAGcgcatacatttaaaaaaaaaaaaacgtttcatTAAAATGGTTTATTCTTAATTTACAAAACATACGTACAGCTGTGTAAAACTAACATTATTGTCATAATTCACTATAAATATTCATATCGTAATCTTGCAACTTTTTAAACGGAACTCAATGCCTACAGTTAGATAACcaactattataattaaaCTTAGCGAACGTCCAGTACATTCTTTAAATTGTCATtcttataaaaaaaacaaagcttTATTTTGATATTGCTTATGAAAGTGACTTTGACTTTTTGGTCTCAAAGTACATTTGGAGATAATACCGCCAAAAGGTAAAAGATTAGCTTTCTTTGATAATAAATAAAGCGTAACAATCTGGGGTTTCCTAAGAAAGATGAAAGAATAGAGAATATAACAGTGGTTCACTCTAAACTCCATGGCCAATGCCAAGTAACTTTGGCAGACGGaacacaatttttttttgcgcacCAACTGCAGAAACTGGAGATGAAGAAGCggcaaagaaaaacacaaaataactTCACTTCACGGCCAGCAGAGCAGAGCCCCACGCGCATTTGTTGCATTTACAGGAGAGCGTGAGAGCTATAAATAAATGGGAGTCGGAATCTGGGACCTATCCCCCGCCCACCCACTGCCCCGCCCACATGGCCATTATTGCATTTCTGATTGCTGCACTGCACAAGTTCTTAGCCGCCATGGCATTGAGATATTCCTATGAAAATGATGCACTTCTATGCGAATCGAGAAAaaacagagagagagacagaggaAGAGAGGGAGGGCGAGAGTTCAATGACCTTTGACTGCGAGTATCGGTAGTATCGGTATCAGACGAAGAAGAGGAGCACCGAGCGGGGACCAAAGCTTTGGATTGTTATGGCTTTAATGGTATGTGGTGGTGTGGTGATGTAAAAATAAAGAATGAGCACTTGTGAttcgcaacaaaaacaaacttcAGTGATCGAATCGATCGGAAAGCTCTCCGTAGGCTCTAAAAACAGGTTTAGTGGTTCTTGGCAGGAacctacatatgtatgtatgtatgtacatatataatactcaCCGATCGGTATCGTGGACTGGAAAACGACGCAGCTCATTGGGCTTCACATCCTGGCAACCCATCAGGCAAATCCTGGAGGTAGATGGCAATACTGGTTCCGGCCCATTAGCGCTAGGATTTAGCGACACAGCCTGGCAAATCCGAAGAGTTGTTATCATATTGGTCATCtattaaagatttttttaAAAGTTGATAAAATCACTCATTTCAATTTAAGCTCATTTGATTTAAGCTACTTTATACCAAGAACTTGTATCGttacattttatatttagtttaagaaacaatgaaaataagtatgtatgtacatatgtatgtcttatttattttcatacaCGCCATACTTAAGAATAAAAGAAAACCTAGAATGACCCCAAGAACTTTCGCTCTTGCGAATAAAAGCTTGCCTTGCTGCACGTTGAAAAGCACCAATAAGATGCACATCCACGGAAGAGCTTTTTTGGATAACTGGTGCTTGCTTTTCAAAGCCGCGTGGTCTTTTACAAAATACtgtgaaattaaatataaacatatgTACCCCACATAGCCTTTATTTACGTATGCTTACCTTAGGTAAACAGATACTTATGTACATAATAAACTTACCTGTCACACAAAGTCTCCTTTTCTCTGACCGGCAGTTCTGAGTTTAATAACCCCACTATAAGAACACTAGGTGAAAGCTTTCGGTTACGGAACTTTGAATAAAATTGGAGCCAGTTTAAGCGATCGCAGCTAGATACGATTAAATGAAAAGGGCTTCTATCTTCTAATTAGCGGTATGCTATGCGGCTCCGATTACGATTCTGTTACGTTCTGCATTCTATACTGCGCTACGTCACTCGTGGGCGCAGACTGTCGAAAGCTCCGCCTGCGTCACCCGAAGGCACCGCGCGAAGCTCGGTTTGGAGAGCGTCGCTCCAGCTTTGTCGAGCTTTGTGCCCATGCGTGCGAGATCTTCGCCGGAAAGCTCTGACCAATTCGAAATCAGGCTGAGATTTCAATCGCGCACAGTAAAAACTACCATTCAGGGACATTAAAAAATAGGTATCTcttttacaatttattttaatgaatCATATTTAAGATATTATAGTATTTTAAGAAGAAAGTACTAAGCAATGAATCTGTATTATatcgaaaaaataataatatcaattttaattacgCAGCTTGTAATTGATTATAtataatgtatttatttataatgcaATACATAAATGCCAATTAACTCTAGCTTGATATGTTTTTCTAGAAATTAGCATTTAGATAGCATTTGCGCTTATCAATTTGTAGTGCCATAAATTTGCGACATAGCTAAGCCGCCAACTTTTCCATcccataattaattaaaagtgttAAAAGCTTTCCATAAATAAAGATACCAACAGCTGCAGGTGTTGCTTTGGGGCGTGCGTTCAAACGATTTTTGTACATTAATTACGGCCGCACATTCGCGATTGGCAGCCTTCATTTGGATATTTAAGAGCCAATCAATTGGCGGTTCGACGAAGTCATAAATTTCAATGGGCGCTCATCAGTCGAAGGAGGCAAGCCCCTCGAAAAAAACAGGGGCGTCGAGCCGCAGATAAGCATCCACTTGTCACATCACTCATATTTCCAAGACGTCAATTTGCATTGTCTGTGGAAATTGCAGCCTGCAGCTTGCAGCTTCTTGCTGTCACATGCCAATTGACCCATTCGCCTGTTATGGCCAGGCCAGCCTCAATTTCTCAAGTGCTAAAGCAAATAAAACTTTAATGGCTAATTAAATTGTCAATTGTCGTGGCCAGTTGATTGCGTTTTACGACCGACAAACAGCAGCATAATTACGGATGGACCTGCACTGTTTTTCCCAAGAACAATTGTGAAAACACAAACTACTGAGTGGGCCGCATTCGAAAACGCGCTCAGTCAGCATTTTAATTTCTGTCTGATTGAGCCGAATGACTCGAGCTGGCGATGAATGTAGAAGTAGAAGTGTTTGCCGGCGATGCCAGACGGCGATAATTCCCAAGGGGCCAGGCTTCATCATCGCTTGTGTGTGGTCTCGCTGTATCTGTCGGTCTGCCCGACACCCGGGGGCAATCGTTAACTGGCAGCCGATTATGTGATTGGAATATGGACAATTAGACGGTTACAAATTGATTTACTTGTAATTTTTCTGACGCCCCTGGGAGGGAAGCTGGCTCGTTAAAGCAATCTAATGAATGCTCCAAACAAATGGTGATCATTGTGAGGGGCTGAAAAAGTTTATGTTGGAAAAAATTAATCGTTTTGCTgtatgaaattgaaaaaaaaaatctttgtCAGAAGTGGGATTCGAACCCACGCCTACAGAGTAGACTGCGACCTGAACGCAGCGCCTTAGACCACTCGGCCATCCTGACTTTTAAGAATTTCAAGGCcaaattttgttttggttgGGGACCACATACTGAAACGGTTCATTCTCGAAACTGAAAAAAAGTATGTTTAGCGCAAGTAAAAATAGTGTAATtggtattaaaaataaaaatatgtatctttgattttgtttaaaattgaataaaaaagTATTGTCAGAAGTGGGATTCGAACCCACGCCTACAGAGTAGACTGCGACCTGAACGCAGCGCCTTAGACCACTCGGCCATCCTGACTGTTAAACTAACGAGTGCCAATTTCCAGTTTGATCAAGGGAGAgtgtgtttttaattaaataactgtaaaataatttagaatttagaaatttttatttttgtagtccaaaaaataaaatgaatagaTGGCAAAAAGTTCTTGTCAGAAGTGGGATTCGAACCCACGCCTACAGAGTAGACTGCGACCTGAACGCAGCGCCTTAGACCACTCGGCCATCCTGACAGTTGTTGTTCGGATGCCAGAAGGCCAATCCGATTCGCTGGCATTGTACTGTTGCaacattaagtatacgccgtgTATTACAAATGTTTGAAAATCACACTTAACACTTTGAACTTGCTGCCCACACTCAAATGCACTCCCGATGAATTATTATAATCGGCACCCCTGAGGCAAAGACAAATTGCCGCTCGTCGCGGCATGGAAAGGTGTGTACGGACAGACAAGACACGAAATCAACATGCAGGCGATGgaaatgataataaaaagCAGGCGAAATCGGGTCAACGTCATACATCACACTGTGCAGATTGGCAAGTGTcactttttttatatatttcgatTTGTTGCCCAACAAATGACAGGCAACAAAATGGCGATATTCATCGCAAAGGTTGCTGAGGGGGAGCTGACGATCGAAACGGGAGTAATTAAGTTGTAGTTTTTCGGTTAGCCAAACTGGCAAAATGTCAACTAGCCCAAAGTGCGGACCGCTTGACATTTCACAcgcagctgcagttgctgccactgtttttgttgttggtatTTGTTTGTTGCATTTACTGGTCGCACGCACTTTCAATGCATTTCAATTAGTTGGAGCCGCAGCACAGCCGCTCCACTTTGACTTTGAGTGGCCGTAATGGACTggatattttccatttttacaGACTGATGGCAGACACTTGATAGGCCTGAGCGTATGTTAATCGGCCAACTCGACCTGACAGCCCAAGttaattaaagttttcgcTCCCAACAGCCACCCAGCGTACATAATTCCCATTAATTTGCTAGTTAGCAACGCAGCCACTGCAAAGACCACCTCAATTGCACTCGATTCATTATGATTAATGATCGGCGCGTACAAGAATTGTTTGAGGACCGCGGTGACCCACAAAAGGCGACACATTTTCCTGTGGCCAACTAGAAATAGAATTAGCAAATTGCCCGAATGTCAATCAAGCGTCATCAATCAAAATTTGTGCTACTGTCAACTCGATcacaatacaaatataaataagcgcAGCCCAGCGGGCTGCAACAGTTGGGTGCAGCTGAAATATTTAACTGGAGGTTGTAAATTACCATAACAATTCTGAATTCGGTATTCTGGGGAGCGATGTATGTGGGTCAACAGTGGAAAATCCCCTCCCGGCCAAAACCCCATGATATGTCAGCAGAGTTGTTAGCACAGCCGCACAAAGGTTAAACTGAGGCATTGAATGGTTTTCCAGCTTCGAGCTGATGCAAACGGAGTTTGGATTAAGTTAACACCCGATTACCTTGGGCCGTCTTTTCATAAGTTCTTTAGAGCAAATCATTTAATGAAGATATTGTCTAGTTTCCGAAGATTTAATCTGCTTTAGCACCAGGCGTCTGTGGGCGGGGAAAAGTGTTTAATTCACGCTGATACCAAGTGACAAATGGCTATTCCACAACACTGGACAGCCAAACGACACGCGTTTATGGCCGCTTTGATTTATTGGGTTCTTTAATATAATTGCATTCATATTTAAATGGGGCTTTGAGCTGAACAGTTCAGTTTTATGGAAAGAAATCGTTAAGGTTGTCGCTTTCAAATACTAAATGATTTATAAATCAATTATTATAAAGAAGAAACCTAAAATGATGTATAAATTATAGAATTTGCCCATCCCACTTTTTATCGACTAATCTCTGTACAGTATGTTTCAATTAATATCCGAAGCCATATGAAAATCTCGCCATAATATTTCAATTAGAGTTCCATTGATACAACTCCGTCGAGACAAAGTCAATGCTCCTTTTCAAGTTCAAAGTCAAAAacaccaaaaaataaataaatacgtaTATAAATTGAAGGAGGGGTCTAAACAAACTGAAGACTCTGTGGAGCATTAATCAATTGTGGCTCACTCTTCTTTTTGCCCTGGCTATTTTGTCGCGATACTTTTCTGCCAAATTTGAGCAAAGTTAATTAACAGGTTTCATTGTCTCGACTTTGGCGGCTCAGGCGAATAccatatttttgtatttttcccATTCTGTTGCTCAGTTTTTTTACGATcgcaataaaacaaattattgtGGGGGCGTGTTTGTTTGTGGGAGgggaaaaaaatacaaatttgcatatatgtatgtagaatGGGGTGGGGAGTTGCAGGGGGTGAAGTCCAAAGAAAGCACCTGCAAACAAGTTGCAGAAAAAAGCCGGTTCCAACTGCTTGTCTTAAACACACTTAATTAAAGATGCAACTTGTGGTTCTTAAACATTTAAGTTCCAACAATAACCCACGCAGCCATGGCGGTACTCATTAAATGGGAATTCACTTAAGGGcactattattatttatttattacttaaTTTCTTAAGAACGTATTAAAGTTCTCATTAATGAAcgcattacaaaatcaagaaaattaagaattttttttcatttagtCTTtccaaaaaatgtttaaatattaatgcCCTTATCCTTATCATTTTTAGTTTTCTTATTAGTTTTGGTCGTTTTGCATTGCACGTGCAGCGGTTTGAAATTAGAGAAAAAGAGACGGAGAACAGATAAAATTCTCCCACgcataaaaaattaagaaattcaagcaaacaacaaacacgAACAAATTATTTCTCTCTCTTCGTTTCTCTGAGAGCGTTTCTGCGATCAGTGCTGCCAATTTTGTGGTAATATTATCTGTCTTTATGTTAACCTAATTTTgtggtttattatttatttttactttatgttttgtttatgaGCCTGCATTTAGCTTATTGATCTTCGGGTGTCACCATTGTCCTTGTGCTGAAAAACTTTATTCCAAAACATGGCCCTTGTTTCATGAGATCTAATCGATCTGCGAACAAAGGCATTTGTGACGGGAAAAAAGCCAAGTGGGCAGCACTGCCCACGTTCACGATCTTCGTCTTCGCTCGCCGCTTTAAGCTCATTTCTGCTTCATTCCGCCTGCATTCGGCTGGCGGCAGCGTCGCAGTAAACATCGCGCGTGTAGAAGAGCGGCAAAAGCGGAGGTCGcggtgtgtgtctgtgttttCCATAATTTCCACTGCggattataataataaaccgAAATGCGGGCTATAAAATGTGTTTAGTTATGTA
Encoded proteins:
- the LOC6604800 gene encoding DNA topoisomerase 3-alpha isoform X2 → MAKTRIKMTPLRKSSSSKGIVLPINGAGGSVIAGAGAGGGGAGTGSGAVKSAVASSTTIELVESPNRHQAKKTSTGIMPMPQRSHSISSSASSDVLSINSDYEASLPLSALEDSQNGLNRLENGQAKKRKLYVITEKSDETKGQSLETNGQPKKRKMFVVVEQDKDVAGKKLMIMADKPQANLTQHLEKLLPELLNRIQDKEQKQIKPAPVVAKAKTVVNNPRPHITLPPKKNPTNFAKITSTPSSVPSSIQMPLPIQNTKILKSENSELTMNSEEIETNINLSPDFRFLMKILPKLEQLPEPHKQNVKRSIQIFVEKSYSIYGNKD
- the LOC6604800 gene encoding uncharacterized protein LOC6604800 isoform X1, which codes for MTNMITTLRICQAVSLNPSANGPEPVLPSTSRICLMGCQDVKPNELRRFPVHDTDRCKHWLRHFGVSAKLVDQLGGLQKLRICSRHFSQRQEMAKTRIKMTPLRKSSSSKGIVLPINGAGGSVIAGAGAGGGGAGTGSGAVKSAVASSTTIELVESPNRHQAKKTSTGIMPMPQRSHSISSSASSDVLSINSDYEASLPLSALEDSQNGLNRLENGQAKKRKLYVITEKSDETKGQSLETNGQPKKRKMFVVVEQDKDVAGKKLMIMADKPQANLTQHLEKLLPELLNRIQDKEQKQIKPAPVVAKAKTVVNNPRPHITLPPKKNPTNFAKITSTPSSVPSSIQMPLPIQNTKILKSENSELTMNSEEIETNINLSPDFRFLMKILPKLEQLPEPHKQNVKRSIQIFVEKSYSIYGNKD